In Cyprinus carpio isolate SPL01 unplaced genomic scaffold, ASM1834038v1 S000000170, whole genome shotgun sequence, one DNA window encodes the following:
- the LOC122142823 gene encoding piggyBac transposable element-derived protein 4-like produces the protein MTIFCLLNGRTHDKLLFVEWKDTREVMMCSSFHSANGNQTVQRRVKTPDGQWVEKTVPIPAAVSDYNKNMGGVDMSDALIGYYTVLRKTRKWYRSLFYHFVDIAVVNAFIIQQQLAKMKQKKAKSQREFREALVSQLADWMPPPAPPASSATPAPPDSQHDCHKPKHISNSKRAFRRKSRMCHMKTPVFCPACDAALCFLPERDCFNNWHDKNSL, from the exons ATGACAATCTTCTGTTTGTTGAATGGAAGGACACATGACAAACTTCTGTTTGTTGAATGGAAGGACACAAGAGAAGTTATGATGTGCTCCTCCTTCCATTCAGCTAACGGAAACCAGACGGTGCAGAGGAGGGTCAAGACACCTGATGGGCAATGGGTAGAAAAGACGGTCCCCATTCCTGCTGCAGTGTCCGACTACAACAA GAACATGGGAGGTGTTGACATGTCTGATGCCCTCATTGGGTATTATACCGTCCTTCGAAAAACAAGAAAGTGGTACCGGTCTCTATTTTACCATTTTGTGGACATCGCTGTTGTAAACGCCTTCATCATTCAACAGCAGCTggctaaaatgaaacaaaagaaggCAAAAAGTCAGAGGGAGTTTCGAGAAGCTCTGGTCAGTCAGCTTGCTGACTGGATGCCACCACCTGCACCACCTGCATCCTCTGCTACACCTGCTCCTCCTGACTCCCAGCATGACTGCCACAAGCCAAAGCACATCTCTAATTCAAAACGTGCTTTCAGAAGAAAGTCCAGAATGTGCCACATGAAGACACCAGTCTTCTGCCCTGCCTGTGATGCTGCTCTCTGTTTCCTGCCAGAACGTGATTGCTTCAACAACTGGCATGACAAGAACAGCCTGTAA